The genomic stretch GCACCGTAAAGGCAAACAGTGACTCACTGGCCGATTCAAACACGTGTTCTCTGGGAAGCATGGCCCCACGTCTGCCCTGTGATCCCCGCATCGTGGCACCTCGGTTCTGTGCGCCGCCCGCAACTCCCCGCGGAGCAGTAGAGCGCAAATGCAGGACCGCCACCCTGGCAGGTGCGGACTGCGGTCAGCAAGGCATCAAGGCATCGTTGCCACCCAGCCCTCGCTCTCTGTGAAGCCAGGTCCGATTTAGAAGACAGCGTTAAAGGGAACTTGATTAAATTATGAGACCTTCAAGTTGGACGCTGGTAAATTCCTCCAGGCAGTTTCGGTTGCCTCCGGTCTCCCTTAACCCCCTCCCCGTCTCTGCGCCCATCCGGCCGTGCTCTTCCGCGGCTGTAGCCCAGGCCAAGCGCTGTCGCCAAGCCCTCCACCCTCCCCGGACGGCCACCCCCAGGCCAGGGGGCGGCGCTGCGGCGGCGCGGGGAGGGCCGCGGGGGCGGGGACGCCGGGCGGGGGCGGTGCGGCCGCGAGCGCGGGGAGCCGAGCGGCGGGCACCGGGGCCGGCATGGCGTGGCCCTGCATCAGCCGCCTCTGCTGCCTGGCGCGGCGCTGGAACCAGCTGGACCGCTCCGACGTGGCGGTGCCGCTGACCCTGCACAACTACTCGGACCTTGAGAGCGAGGAGCCGGGCCCGGGCGGCGGCGCCGCGCGCAGGGGCCCGTCCCCTGCAGGCGCCCGGGACCCTGGCCGGGACGTGCCACTCACTCAGTACCAGCGGGACTTCGGTGTGTGGACGCCCGCGGGGCCCAGGGATGCGCCGCAGGGGCGGGGGCCCGGTGCGAGCGGCCGTAGGAGCAAGCCCCCCACGGCCCCCAGCCGGGGCGTCTACGTGCTCCCCATCGGCGACGCGGACGCGGCTGCAGCGGTGACCACGTCGTACAGGTATGGGGCTGCAGGCAGGGGAGTGCTTGGAGTCGGGACCTGGCGGTGGGAGGAAACAAGCCGAGAGCCTTGAGGACCAcgttgggtgggagggaggaggcgcCTGGAGCCCCCATCGCACACCACTCCGGGAGGCGACCTCGGAGGCCATCCCCTTTGGTCCCAGAGCACGGGAGGCGTCGCCTTTGCTGCTCCCTGACCAGCCTGAGTGAATGAGCGAGCATCTCTGCTGACAGGGAGCTCACTACCTCGCTCACAGCCCGCTCTCCTCTCGGGCAGCCCTGTCAGAAATACCTGCCTTTGACTGAGTTAAAATCTGCTTTAAGTTTCACCAAGTGGGCCTAACCATAGGCAGGGGGCATGCAGGCCAACTGCGTGAGCTCCCTCTGGCCAGTGTACTGTGGACTTTCTGGTGGTGAGGACCACACGGAGCTCCCAGTAGGTGGTCCCCGGGATCTCATTGAGTGCCCGAGAGCCAGTGACTTGGCCTTCGCTGAGGACAGATCTGTGGgtccaccctgcccccaccttaGCTCTGCCCCTGGACAACTGAGggcttccttttttctcttatttcaaaaGTAACATAAACTCACCatagaaaaattggaaattatAGACATTACAACAAGTTAATATTCCCTTAATCCTACCCAAACTGGTAGTTCTTTCTAATCCTTAATGTTTG from Panthera uncia isolate 11264 chromosome C2, Puncia_PCG_1.0, whole genome shotgun sequence encodes the following:
- the MAP6D1 gene encoding MAP6 domain-containing protein 1, whose protein sequence is MAWPCISRLCCLARRWNQLDRSDVAVPLTLHNYSDLESEEPGPGGGAARRGPSPAGARDPGRDVPLTQYQRDFGVWTPAGPRDAPQGRGPGASGRRSKPPTAPSRGVYVLPIGDADAAAAVTTSYRQEFQAWTGVKPSRSTKAKPATVLTTHSSGWDGSPGVSFQATEGRKKFTPNPSAIFHAPAPRILNV